The Martelella sp. AD-3 genome includes a region encoding these proteins:
- a CDS encoding site-specific tyrosine recombinase XerD — MDLSGAHIEAFIEMLSAERGAATNTLAAYQRDLDDFRDFLIDCGIAADNATSADITAYLSALGKRGFAASSQSRRLSALRQFYRFLYGEGLRADDPTGVIDAPKKARPLPKTLSVRDVDRLLERAALEAREPGPGQFERMRMAALLETLYASGMRVSELVTLPAGALKPSQRFLTIRGKGNKERAVPLSVRAHAALMAFDAERKARADETGDDNPHLFASRSASGHLPRQVFARDLKGLAARAGLRTATISPHVLRHAFASHLLQNGADLRAVQEMLGHSDISTTQIYTHVLEERLRELVEMHHPLAKHAKKRE; from the coding sequence TTGGACCTTTCGGGCGCCCACATCGAAGCCTTCATCGAAATGCTGAGCGCCGAACGCGGCGCGGCCACCAACACGCTTGCCGCCTATCAGCGTGACCTCGACGATTTTCGCGATTTCCTGATCGATTGCGGCATTGCCGCCGACAACGCGACAAGCGCCGACATCACCGCCTATCTCTCGGCCCTCGGCAAACGCGGCTTCGCCGCAAGTTCCCAGTCGCGAAGGCTTTCGGCACTGCGCCAGTTCTACCGGTTTCTCTATGGCGAGGGCCTGCGCGCGGATGATCCGACGGGCGTGATCGATGCGCCGAAAAAGGCGCGTCCCTTGCCGAAGACGCTCTCGGTCAGGGATGTCGACAGGCTTCTGGAACGGGCGGCGCTTGAGGCCCGTGAGCCCGGGCCGGGGCAATTCGAGCGCATGCGTATGGCCGCCCTTCTGGAAACGCTTTATGCCAGCGGCATGCGGGTCTCCGAACTGGTCACGCTGCCGGCCGGCGCGCTGAAGCCCAGCCAGCGGTTCCTGACCATTCGCGGCAAGGGCAACAAGGAGCGCGCAGTGCCGCTCTCGGTGCGCGCCCACGCAGCGCTTATGGCCTTCGACGCCGAGCGCAAGGCGCGCGCGGACGAAACGGGCGATGACAATCCCCATCTTTTCGCCTCACGGAGTGCGAGCGGTCATCTGCCGCGTCAGGTCTTTGCCCGCGACCTCAAGGGGCTTGCGGCAAGGGCCGGTCTGAGGACCGCGACAATCTCCCCGCACGTGCTGCGCCACGCCTTCGCCAGCCATCTCCTGCAAAACGGCGCGGACCTGCGCGCGGTGCAGGAAATGCTCGGCCATTCCGATATATCGACCACGCAGATCTACACCCATGTGCTGGAAGAACGGTTGCGCGAACTGGTGGAAATGCATCACCCCCTTGCAAAACACGCTAAAAAACGGGAATAA